A window of the Rhea pennata isolate bPtePen1 chromosome 19, bPtePen1.pri, whole genome shotgun sequence genome harbors these coding sequences:
- the MYOCD gene encoding myocardin isoform X8: MAPSSSHYLLQRGRTFYSYGFSREGLVNSWQIRALCHTEDYLKHKIRSRPERSDLVNMHILQDSAAEGSIQSTQMKLKRARLADDLNEKIALRPGPLELVEKNIIPVDSAVKEAIKGTQVNFSKSSDAFAFEEDSSNDGLSPEQARSEDSQGSTESSAGTKPSEQASSATSGTPQDHHHGPDSNTPDLASGQSNQCDSPKQALGQDSPPLPVPSVVKSKSSSDSKNRHKKPKDTKPKVKKLKYHQYIPPDQKAEKSPPPMDSAYARLLQQQQLFLQLQILSQQQQQQQQQQQQQHFSYPGMHQAQLKQSNEQMGKSSNSSSTSVNNTPLSPVKTTFSGQTCVSSVKPGPLPSNLDDLKVSELRQQLRIRGLPVSGTKTALMERLRPFQECSNSAVPNFSEITTVTFPVTPTSTLSNYQSQSSTSMLSNGFYHFGSTSSTPPISPASSDLSVSGSLPDTFNDGPMSSPQFGLQPSPVHGSTEESLMSSMNGGSIQLELEGIDTEKDKMLVEKQKVINELTWKLQQEQRQVEELRMQLQKRKRSNGLEEKQQSTQHFFGVPIKQENTVSSCPFASKQTALKGQASSSDKLSNCGVPQLPHIVNNHCLEPAGQSTITSSTFLSPQCSPQHSPLGAAKSPQHISLPPSPNSHYLLSVSPSSQAEGRSGSPQTNNCLRTASMATQAGQKFSIPSPSFCKSSPALSEVKQPPPYEDAVKQQMTRSQQMDELLDVLIESGEMPANAKEDRSCLQKVPQITVSTGNSSTSLSKSSAPFEQVSSAQLSFEHCPGSSDTHLEVLLNAHSPLGRVGEIALLKMGGEESHFEGMIEGFSGKATDELLTSQEILQTPLSPMETQLSPSPADGSGLQMSFTESPWETMEWLDLTPPSSATGFGSLTPAGPSIFNIDFLDVTDLNLNTSMDLHLQQW; this comes from the exons TTTTACAGCTACGGCTTCAGCAGAGAAGGACTCGTGAACAGCTGGCAGATCAGGGCATTATGCCAC ACTGAAGATTATCTCAAGCACAAGATCAGAAGTAGGCCTGAGCGATCAGACCTGGTCAATATGCATATTTTACAAG ACTCAGCTGCAGAGGGGTCCATTCAATCTACTcaaatgaagctgaaaagaGCCCGACTGGCAGATGATCTCAATGAAAAGATTGCCCTCAGGCCAGGTCCTTTGGAGCTGGTGGAGAAGAATATTATTCCTGTCGACTCAGCTGTGAAAGAGGCCATAAAAG GTACCCAGGTGAACTTCTCCAAGTCATCCGATGCATTTGCATTCGAGGAGGACAGCAGCAATGATGGCCTGTCCCCAGAGCAGGCTAGGAGTGAGGACTCTCAGGGCTCCACAGAATCATCAGCAGGCACCAAACCCTCAGAACAAGCTTCTTCTGCCACCTCGGGAACACCACAG GATCACCACCACGGCCCTGACAGCAACACACCTGACCTGGCCTCCGGGCAGAGCAACCAGTGCGACAGCCCCAAGCAGGCACTGGGGCAGGACAGCCCACCACTCCCCGTGCCCTCCGTGGTGAAG TCCAAATCGTCCAGCGACAGCAAGAACCGTCACAAAAAGCCCAAGGACACCAAGCCCAAGGTGAAGAAGCTGAAATATCACCAGTACATCCCTCCAGACCAGAAGGCAGAGAAGTCCCCTCCACCCATGGACTCTGCATATGCCAgactcctccagcagcagcagctcttcctgcagctccagatcctcagccagcagcagcagcagcagcaacagcaacagcagcagcagcacttcagCTACCCAGGGATGCACCAAGCCCAACTAAA GCAATCAAATGAGCAAATGGGCAAAAGTTCAAACTCTTCATCAACTTCCGTCAACAACACCCCTCTTTCTCCTGTAAAAACCACGTTTTCAGGCCAGACTTGTGTCTCATCTGTCAAGCCAGGCCCTCTGCCATCTAACCTGGACGATCTGAAA GTGTCAGAACTGAGACAGCAGCTGCGAATAAGAGGCCTGCCTGTGTCTGGTACAAAAACAGCCTTAATGGAACGGCTGCGGCCCTTCCAAGAGTGCAGTAACAGTGCAGTGCCAAACTTCAGTGAGATAACAACTGTCACCTTCCCAGTCACTCCAACAAGCACCTTGTCAAATTACCAGTCGCAGTCCTCTACGAGCATGTTATCGAATGGTTTCTACCACTTTGGCAGCACCAGCTCCACCCCACCCATCTCCCCAGCCTCTTCTGACCTCTCTGTGAGCGGCTCTTTGCCAGACACATTCAACGATGGGCCCATGTCTTCCCCACAGTTTGGTCTGCAGCCATCACCAGTTCATGGCAGCACTGAAGAAAGCCTCATGAGCAGCATGAATGGAGGGAGCatccagctggagctggaaggGATTGACACAGAGAAAGACAAGATGCTAGTGGAGAAGCAGAAGGTTATCAATGAACTGACGTGGAAgctgcagcaagagcagaggCAGGTTGAAGAGCTACGGATGCAGCTCCAGAAACGGAAGAGAAGCAATGGCCTTGAGGAGAAACAACAGTCCACTCAGCATTTCTTTGGGGTCCCTATCAAGCAAGAAAACACAGTGTCCAGCTGCCCTTTTGCATCCAAACAAACTGCCTTGAAAGGCCAAGCTAGCAGCTCGGATAAGTTAAGTAACTGTGGGGTGCCGCAGCTGCCTCACATTGTAAATAACCACTGCTTAGAGCCTGCAGGCCAGAGCACCATCACCTCCTCGACATTCCTTAGCCCGCAGTGCTCTCCCCAGCACTCTCCGCTTGGGGCTGCAAAAAGCCCACAGCACATCAGCCTGCCTCCATCCCCTAACAGCCATTATCTCCTCTCAGTATCCCCCAGCTCACAGGCAGAAGGGCGCAGCGGGTCCCCGCAGACCAACAATTGCCTTCGCACAGCATCG ATGGCTACGCAGGCAGGTCAAAAGTTTTCTATTCCATCCCCAAGTTTTTGTAAGTCAAGCCCAGCCCTCTCAGAGGTAAAGCAGCCTCCACCCTATGAGGATGCAGTGAAGCAG CAGATGACACGAAGTCAGCAGATGGACGAACTCCTGGACGTGCTGATTGAGAGTGGAG AAATGCCAGCCAATGCCAAGGAAGATCGTTCCTGCCTCCAGAAAGTACCTCAGATAACAGTGTCTACAGGGAACTCCAGCACTTCACTTTCAAAATCATCTGCCCCATTTGAACAGGTGTCCTCAGCCCAACTCTCATTTGAGCACTGTCCAGGCAGCAGCGACACTCACCTTGAAGTCTTACTGAACGCTCACAGCCCACTAGGGAGAGTCGGAGAAATTGCCCTGCTGAAGATGGGAGGAGAAGAGTCCCACTTCGAAGGGATGATAGAGGGGTTCTCTGGCAAAGCCACAGATGAACTGCTCACCTCCCAGGAGATTTTACAGACTCCCCTCTCACCCATGGAAACCCagctctccccttcccctgctGACGGCTCTGGTTTACAAATGAGTTTCACTGAATCTCCATGGGAAACAATGGAATGGCTGGATCTAACTccccccagctctgccacaggCTTTGGCTCTCTTACGCCTGCAGGTCCCAGCATCTTCAACATTGATTTCTTAGATGTTACTGATCTTAATCTAAACACCAGCATGGACCTTCACCTGCAGCAGTGGTGA
- the MYOCD gene encoding myocardin isoform X4 produces the protein MTLLGSEHSLLIRSKFRSVLQLRLQQRRTREQLADQGIMPPLKSPSAFHEQRKSLERAKTEDYLKHKIRSRPERSDLVNMHILQDSAAEGSIQSTQMKLKRARLADDLNEKIALRPGPLELVEKNIIPVDSAVKEAIKGTQVNFSKSSDAFAFEEDSSNDGLSPEQARSEDSQGSTESSAGTKPSEQASSATSGTPQDHHHGPDSNTPDLASGQSNQCDSPKQALGQDSPPLPVPSVVKSKSSSDSKNRHKKPKDTKPKVKKLKYHQYIPPDQKAEKSPPPMDSAYARLLQQQQLFLQLQILSQQQQQQQQQQQQQHFSYPGMHQAQLKQSNEQMGKSSNSSSTSVNNTPLSPVKTTFSGQTCVSSVKPGPLPSNLDDLKVSELRQQLRIRGLPVSGTKTALMERLRPFQECSNSAVPNFSEITTVTFPVTPTSTLSNYQSQSSTSMLSNGFYHFGSTSSTPPISPASSDLSVSGSLPDTFNDGPMSSPQFGLQPSPVHGSTEESLMSSMNGGSIQLELEGIDTEKDKMLVEKQKVINELTWKLQQEQRQVEELRMQLQKRKRSNGLEEKQQSTQHFFGVPIKQENTVSSCPFASKQTALKGQASSSDKLSNCGVPQLPHIVNNHCLEPAGQSTITSSTFLSPQCSPQHSPLGAAKSPQHISLPPSPNSHYLLSVSPSSQAEGRSGSPQTNNCLRTASMATQAGQKFSIPSPSFCKSSPALSEVKQPPPYEDAVKQQMTRSQQMDELLDVLIESGEMPANAKEDRSCLQKVPQITVSTGNSSTSLSKSSAPFEQVSSAQLSFEHCPGSSDTHLEVLLNAHSPLGRVGEIALLKMGGEESHFEGMIEGFSGKATDELLTSQEILQTPLSPMETQLSPSPADGSGLQMSFTESPWETMEWLDLTPPSSATGFGSLTPAGPSIFNIDFLDVTDLNLNTSMDLHLQQW, from the exons TTTTACAGCTACGGCTTCAGCAGAGAAGGACTCGTGAACAGCTGGCAGATCAGGGCATTATGCCAC CACTGAAAAGCCCATCTGCATTCCATGAACAACGAAAAAGTCTGGAGCGAGCCAAG ACTGAAGATTATCTCAAGCACAAGATCAGAAGTAGGCCTGAGCGATCAGACCTGGTCAATATGCATATTTTACAAG ACTCAGCTGCAGAGGGGTCCATTCAATCTACTcaaatgaagctgaaaagaGCCCGACTGGCAGATGATCTCAATGAAAAGATTGCCCTCAGGCCAGGTCCTTTGGAGCTGGTGGAGAAGAATATTATTCCTGTCGACTCAGCTGTGAAAGAGGCCATAAAAG GTACCCAGGTGAACTTCTCCAAGTCATCCGATGCATTTGCATTCGAGGAGGACAGCAGCAATGATGGCCTGTCCCCAGAGCAGGCTAGGAGTGAGGACTCTCAGGGCTCCACAGAATCATCAGCAGGCACCAAACCCTCAGAACAAGCTTCTTCTGCCACCTCGGGAACACCACAG GATCACCACCACGGCCCTGACAGCAACACACCTGACCTGGCCTCCGGGCAGAGCAACCAGTGCGACAGCCCCAAGCAGGCACTGGGGCAGGACAGCCCACCACTCCCCGTGCCCTCCGTGGTGAAG TCCAAATCGTCCAGCGACAGCAAGAACCGTCACAAAAAGCCCAAGGACACCAAGCCCAAGGTGAAGAAGCTGAAATATCACCAGTACATCCCTCCAGACCAGAAGGCAGAGAAGTCCCCTCCACCCATGGACTCTGCATATGCCAgactcctccagcagcagcagctcttcctgcagctccagatcctcagccagcagcagcagcagcagcaacagcaacagcagcagcagcacttcagCTACCCAGGGATGCACCAAGCCCAACTAAA GCAATCAAATGAGCAAATGGGCAAAAGTTCAAACTCTTCATCAACTTCCGTCAACAACACCCCTCTTTCTCCTGTAAAAACCACGTTTTCAGGCCAGACTTGTGTCTCATCTGTCAAGCCAGGCCCTCTGCCATCTAACCTGGACGATCTGAAA GTGTCAGAACTGAGACAGCAGCTGCGAATAAGAGGCCTGCCTGTGTCTGGTACAAAAACAGCCTTAATGGAACGGCTGCGGCCCTTCCAAGAGTGCAGTAACAGTGCAGTGCCAAACTTCAGTGAGATAACAACTGTCACCTTCCCAGTCACTCCAACAAGCACCTTGTCAAATTACCAGTCGCAGTCCTCTACGAGCATGTTATCGAATGGTTTCTACCACTTTGGCAGCACCAGCTCCACCCCACCCATCTCCCCAGCCTCTTCTGACCTCTCTGTGAGCGGCTCTTTGCCAGACACATTCAACGATGGGCCCATGTCTTCCCCACAGTTTGGTCTGCAGCCATCACCAGTTCATGGCAGCACTGAAGAAAGCCTCATGAGCAGCATGAATGGAGGGAGCatccagctggagctggaaggGATTGACACAGAGAAAGACAAGATGCTAGTGGAGAAGCAGAAGGTTATCAATGAACTGACGTGGAAgctgcagcaagagcagaggCAGGTTGAAGAGCTACGGATGCAGCTCCAGAAACGGAAGAGAAGCAATGGCCTTGAGGAGAAACAACAGTCCACTCAGCATTTCTTTGGGGTCCCTATCAAGCAAGAAAACACAGTGTCCAGCTGCCCTTTTGCATCCAAACAAACTGCCTTGAAAGGCCAAGCTAGCAGCTCGGATAAGTTAAGTAACTGTGGGGTGCCGCAGCTGCCTCACATTGTAAATAACCACTGCTTAGAGCCTGCAGGCCAGAGCACCATCACCTCCTCGACATTCCTTAGCCCGCAGTGCTCTCCCCAGCACTCTCCGCTTGGGGCTGCAAAAAGCCCACAGCACATCAGCCTGCCTCCATCCCCTAACAGCCATTATCTCCTCTCAGTATCCCCCAGCTCACAGGCAGAAGGGCGCAGCGGGTCCCCGCAGACCAACAATTGCCTTCGCACAGCATCG ATGGCTACGCAGGCAGGTCAAAAGTTTTCTATTCCATCCCCAAGTTTTTGTAAGTCAAGCCCAGCCCTCTCAGAGGTAAAGCAGCCTCCACCCTATGAGGATGCAGTGAAGCAG CAGATGACACGAAGTCAGCAGATGGACGAACTCCTGGACGTGCTGATTGAGAGTGGAG AAATGCCAGCCAATGCCAAGGAAGATCGTTCCTGCCTCCAGAAAGTACCTCAGATAACAGTGTCTACAGGGAACTCCAGCACTTCACTTTCAAAATCATCTGCCCCATTTGAACAGGTGTCCTCAGCCCAACTCTCATTTGAGCACTGTCCAGGCAGCAGCGACACTCACCTTGAAGTCTTACTGAACGCTCACAGCCCACTAGGGAGAGTCGGAGAAATTGCCCTGCTGAAGATGGGAGGAGAAGAGTCCCACTTCGAAGGGATGATAGAGGGGTTCTCTGGCAAAGCCACAGATGAACTGCTCACCTCCCAGGAGATTTTACAGACTCCCCTCTCACCCATGGAAACCCagctctccccttcccctgctGACGGCTCTGGTTTACAAATGAGTTTCACTGAATCTCCATGGGAAACAATGGAATGGCTGGATCTAACTccccccagctctgccacaggCTTTGGCTCTCTTACGCCTGCAGGTCCCAGCATCTTCAACATTGATTTCTTAGATGTTACTGATCTTAATCTAAACACCAGCATGGACCTTCACCTGCAGCAGTGGTGA
- the MYOCD gene encoding myocardin isoform X10 has product MPPLKSPSAFHEQRKSLERAKTEDYLKHKIRSRPERSDLVNMHILQDSAAEGSIQSTQMKLKRARLADDLNEKIALRPGPLELVEKNIIPVDSAVKEAIKGTQVNFSKSSDAFAFEEDSSNDGLSPEQARSEDSQGSTESSAGTKPSEQASSATSGTPQDHHHGPDSNTPDLASGQSNQCDSPKQALGQDSPPLPVPSVVKSKSSSDSKNRHKKPKDTKPKVKKLKYHQYIPPDQKAEKSPPPMDSAYARLLQQQQLFLQLQILSQQQQQQQQQQQQQHFSYPGMHQAQLKQSNEQMGKSSNSSSTSVNNTPLSPVKTTFSGQTCVSSVKPGPLPSNLDDLKVSELRQQLRIRGLPVSGTKTALMERLRPFQECSNSAVPNFSEITTVTFPVTPTSTLSNYQSQSSTSMLSNGFYHFGSTSSTPPISPASSDLSVSGSLPDTFNDGPMSSPQFGLQPSPVHGSTEESLMSSMNGGSIQLELEGIDTEKDKMLVEKQKVINELTWKLQQEQRQVEELRMQLQKRKRSNGLEEKQQSTQHFFGVPIKQENTVSSCPFASKQTALKGQASSSDKLSNCGVPQLPHIVNNHCLEPAGQSTITSSTFLSPQCSPQHSPLGAAKSPQHISLPPSPNSHYLLSVSPSSQAEGRSGSPQTNNCLRTASMATQAGQKFSIPSPSFCKSSPALSEVKQPPPYEDAVKQQMTRSQQMDELLDVLIESGEMPANAKEDRSCLQKVPQITVSTGNSSTSLSKSSAPFEQVSSAQLSFEHCPGSSDTHLEVLLNAHSPLGRVGEIALLKMGGEESHFEGMIEGFSGKATDELLTSQEILQTPLSPMETQLSPSPADGSGLQMSFTESPWETMEWLDLTPPSSATGFGSLTPAGPSIFNIDFLDVTDLNLNTSMDLHLQQW; this is encoded by the exons ATGCCAC CACTGAAAAGCCCATCTGCATTCCATGAACAACGAAAAAGTCTGGAGCGAGCCAAG ACTGAAGATTATCTCAAGCACAAGATCAGAAGTAGGCCTGAGCGATCAGACCTGGTCAATATGCATATTTTACAAG ACTCAGCTGCAGAGGGGTCCATTCAATCTACTcaaatgaagctgaaaagaGCCCGACTGGCAGATGATCTCAATGAAAAGATTGCCCTCAGGCCAGGTCCTTTGGAGCTGGTGGAGAAGAATATTATTCCTGTCGACTCAGCTGTGAAAGAGGCCATAAAAG GTACCCAGGTGAACTTCTCCAAGTCATCCGATGCATTTGCATTCGAGGAGGACAGCAGCAATGATGGCCTGTCCCCAGAGCAGGCTAGGAGTGAGGACTCTCAGGGCTCCACAGAATCATCAGCAGGCACCAAACCCTCAGAACAAGCTTCTTCTGCCACCTCGGGAACACCACAG GATCACCACCACGGCCCTGACAGCAACACACCTGACCTGGCCTCCGGGCAGAGCAACCAGTGCGACAGCCCCAAGCAGGCACTGGGGCAGGACAGCCCACCACTCCCCGTGCCCTCCGTGGTGAAG TCCAAATCGTCCAGCGACAGCAAGAACCGTCACAAAAAGCCCAAGGACACCAAGCCCAAGGTGAAGAAGCTGAAATATCACCAGTACATCCCTCCAGACCAGAAGGCAGAGAAGTCCCCTCCACCCATGGACTCTGCATATGCCAgactcctccagcagcagcagctcttcctgcagctccagatcctcagccagcagcagcagcagcagcaacagcaacagcagcagcagcacttcagCTACCCAGGGATGCACCAAGCCCAACTAAA GCAATCAAATGAGCAAATGGGCAAAAGTTCAAACTCTTCATCAACTTCCGTCAACAACACCCCTCTTTCTCCTGTAAAAACCACGTTTTCAGGCCAGACTTGTGTCTCATCTGTCAAGCCAGGCCCTCTGCCATCTAACCTGGACGATCTGAAA GTGTCAGAACTGAGACAGCAGCTGCGAATAAGAGGCCTGCCTGTGTCTGGTACAAAAACAGCCTTAATGGAACGGCTGCGGCCCTTCCAAGAGTGCAGTAACAGTGCAGTGCCAAACTTCAGTGAGATAACAACTGTCACCTTCCCAGTCACTCCAACAAGCACCTTGTCAAATTACCAGTCGCAGTCCTCTACGAGCATGTTATCGAATGGTTTCTACCACTTTGGCAGCACCAGCTCCACCCCACCCATCTCCCCAGCCTCTTCTGACCTCTCTGTGAGCGGCTCTTTGCCAGACACATTCAACGATGGGCCCATGTCTTCCCCACAGTTTGGTCTGCAGCCATCACCAGTTCATGGCAGCACTGAAGAAAGCCTCATGAGCAGCATGAATGGAGGGAGCatccagctggagctggaaggGATTGACACAGAGAAAGACAAGATGCTAGTGGAGAAGCAGAAGGTTATCAATGAACTGACGTGGAAgctgcagcaagagcagaggCAGGTTGAAGAGCTACGGATGCAGCTCCAGAAACGGAAGAGAAGCAATGGCCTTGAGGAGAAACAACAGTCCACTCAGCATTTCTTTGGGGTCCCTATCAAGCAAGAAAACACAGTGTCCAGCTGCCCTTTTGCATCCAAACAAACTGCCTTGAAAGGCCAAGCTAGCAGCTCGGATAAGTTAAGTAACTGTGGGGTGCCGCAGCTGCCTCACATTGTAAATAACCACTGCTTAGAGCCTGCAGGCCAGAGCACCATCACCTCCTCGACATTCCTTAGCCCGCAGTGCTCTCCCCAGCACTCTCCGCTTGGGGCTGCAAAAAGCCCACAGCACATCAGCCTGCCTCCATCCCCTAACAGCCATTATCTCCTCTCAGTATCCCCCAGCTCACAGGCAGAAGGGCGCAGCGGGTCCCCGCAGACCAACAATTGCCTTCGCACAGCATCG ATGGCTACGCAGGCAGGTCAAAAGTTTTCTATTCCATCCCCAAGTTTTTGTAAGTCAAGCCCAGCCCTCTCAGAGGTAAAGCAGCCTCCACCCTATGAGGATGCAGTGAAGCAG CAGATGACACGAAGTCAGCAGATGGACGAACTCCTGGACGTGCTGATTGAGAGTGGAG AAATGCCAGCCAATGCCAAGGAAGATCGTTCCTGCCTCCAGAAAGTACCTCAGATAACAGTGTCTACAGGGAACTCCAGCACTTCACTTTCAAAATCATCTGCCCCATTTGAACAGGTGTCCTCAGCCCAACTCTCATTTGAGCACTGTCCAGGCAGCAGCGACACTCACCTTGAAGTCTTACTGAACGCTCACAGCCCACTAGGGAGAGTCGGAGAAATTGCCCTGCTGAAGATGGGAGGAGAAGAGTCCCACTTCGAAGGGATGATAGAGGGGTTCTCTGGCAAAGCCACAGATGAACTGCTCACCTCCCAGGAGATTTTACAGACTCCCCTCTCACCCATGGAAACCCagctctccccttcccctgctGACGGCTCTGGTTTACAAATGAGTTTCACTGAATCTCCATGGGAAACAATGGAATGGCTGGATCTAACTccccccagctctgccacaggCTTTGGCTCTCTTACGCCTGCAGGTCCCAGCATCTTCAACATTGATTTCTTAGATGTTACTGATCTTAATCTAAACACCAGCATGGACCTTCACCTGCAGCAGTGGTGA
- the MYOCD gene encoding myocardin isoform X9, producing the protein MNGVIKQDCSDQKSIPSGNEEEKTPKENATSEVRDGTKLQPLPFAERKNVLQLRLQQRRTREQLADQGIMPPLKSPSAFHEQRKSLERAKTEDYLKHKIRSRPERSDLVNMHILQGTQVNFSKSSDAFAFEEDSSNDGLSPEQARSEDSQGSTESSAGTKPSEQASSATSGTPQDHHHGPDSNTPDLASGQSNQCDSPKQALGQDSPPLPVPSVVKSKSSSDSKNRHKKPKDTKPKVKKLKYHQYIPPDQKAEKSPPPMDSAYARLLQQQQLFLQLQILSQQQQQQQQQQQQQHFSYPGMHQAQLKQSNEQMGKSSNSSSTSVNNTPLSPVKTTFSGQTCVSSVKPGPLPSNLDDLKVSELRQQLRIRGLPVSGTKTALMERLRPFQECSNSAVPNFSEITTVTFPVTPTSTLSNYQSQSSTSMLSNGFYHFGSTSSTPPISPASSDLSVSGSLPDTFNDGPMSSPQFGLQPSPVHGSTEESLMSSMNGGSIQLELEGIDTEKDKMLVEKQKVINELTWKLQQEQRQVEELRMQLQKRKRSNGLEEKQQSTQHFFGVPIKQENTVSSCPFASKQTALKGQASSSDKLSNCGVPQLPHIVNNHCLEPAGQSTITSSTFLSPQCSPQHSPLGAAKSPQHISLPPSPNSHYLLSVSPSSQAEGRSGSPQTNNCLRTASMATQAGQKFSIPSPSFCKSSPALSEVKQPPPYEDAVKQQMTRSQQMDELLDVLIESGEMPANAKEDRSCLQKVPQITVSTGNSSTSLSKSSAPFEQVSSAQLSFEHCPGSSDTHLEVLLNAHSPLGRVGEIALLKMGGEESHFEGMIEGFSGKATDELLTSQEILQTPLSPMETQLSPSPADGSGLQMSFTESPWETMEWLDLTPPSSATGFGSLTPAGPSIFNIDFLDVTDLNLNTSMDLHLQQW; encoded by the exons TTTTACAGCTACGGCTTCAGCAGAGAAGGACTCGTGAACAGCTGGCAGATCAGGGCATTATGCCAC CACTGAAAAGCCCATCTGCATTCCATGAACAACGAAAAAGTCTGGAGCGAGCCAAG ACTGAAGATTATCTCAAGCACAAGATCAGAAGTAGGCCTGAGCGATCAGACCTGGTCAATATGCATATTTTACAAG GTACCCAGGTGAACTTCTCCAAGTCATCCGATGCATTTGCATTCGAGGAGGACAGCAGCAATGATGGCCTGTCCCCAGAGCAGGCTAGGAGTGAGGACTCTCAGGGCTCCACAGAATCATCAGCAGGCACCAAACCCTCAGAACAAGCTTCTTCTGCCACCTCGGGAACACCACAG GATCACCACCACGGCCCTGACAGCAACACACCTGACCTGGCCTCCGGGCAGAGCAACCAGTGCGACAGCCCCAAGCAGGCACTGGGGCAGGACAGCCCACCACTCCCCGTGCCCTCCGTGGTGAAG TCCAAATCGTCCAGCGACAGCAAGAACCGTCACAAAAAGCCCAAGGACACCAAGCCCAAGGTGAAGAAGCTGAAATATCACCAGTACATCCCTCCAGACCAGAAGGCAGAGAAGTCCCCTCCACCCATGGACTCTGCATATGCCAgactcctccagcagcagcagctcttcctgcagctccagatcctcagccagcagcagcagcagcagcaacagcaacagcagcagcagcacttcagCTACCCAGGGATGCACCAAGCCCAACTAAA GCAATCAAATGAGCAAATGGGCAAAAGTTCAAACTCTTCATCAACTTCCGTCAACAACACCCCTCTTTCTCCTGTAAAAACCACGTTTTCAGGCCAGACTTGTGTCTCATCTGTCAAGCCAGGCCCTCTGCCATCTAACCTGGACGATCTGAAA GTGTCAGAACTGAGACAGCAGCTGCGAATAAGAGGCCTGCCTGTGTCTGGTACAAAAACAGCCTTAATGGAACGGCTGCGGCCCTTCCAAGAGTGCAGTAACAGTGCAGTGCCAAACTTCAGTGAGATAACAACTGTCACCTTCCCAGTCACTCCAACAAGCACCTTGTCAAATTACCAGTCGCAGTCCTCTACGAGCATGTTATCGAATGGTTTCTACCACTTTGGCAGCACCAGCTCCACCCCACCCATCTCCCCAGCCTCTTCTGACCTCTCTGTGAGCGGCTCTTTGCCAGACACATTCAACGATGGGCCCATGTCTTCCCCACAGTTTGGTCTGCAGCCATCACCAGTTCATGGCAGCACTGAAGAAAGCCTCATGAGCAGCATGAATGGAGGGAGCatccagctggagctggaaggGATTGACACAGAGAAAGACAAGATGCTAGTGGAGAAGCAGAAGGTTATCAATGAACTGACGTGGAAgctgcagcaagagcagaggCAGGTTGAAGAGCTACGGATGCAGCTCCAGAAACGGAAGAGAAGCAATGGCCTTGAGGAGAAACAACAGTCCACTCAGCATTTCTTTGGGGTCCCTATCAAGCAAGAAAACACAGTGTCCAGCTGCCCTTTTGCATCCAAACAAACTGCCTTGAAAGGCCAAGCTAGCAGCTCGGATAAGTTAAGTAACTGTGGGGTGCCGCAGCTGCCTCACATTGTAAATAACCACTGCTTAGAGCCTGCAGGCCAGAGCACCATCACCTCCTCGACATTCCTTAGCCCGCAGTGCTCTCCCCAGCACTCTCCGCTTGGGGCTGCAAAAAGCCCACAGCACATCAGCCTGCCTCCATCCCCTAACAGCCATTATCTCCTCTCAGTATCCCCCAGCTCACAGGCAGAAGGGCGCAGCGGGTCCCCGCAGACCAACAATTGCCTTCGCACAGCATCG ATGGCTACGCAGGCAGGTCAAAAGTTTTCTATTCCATCCCCAAGTTTTTGTAAGTCAAGCCCAGCCCTCTCAGAGGTAAAGCAGCCTCCACCCTATGAGGATGCAGTGAAGCAG CAGATGACACGAAGTCAGCAGATGGACGAACTCCTGGACGTGCTGATTGAGAGTGGAG AAATGCCAGCCAATGCCAAGGAAGATCGTTCCTGCCTCCAGAAAGTACCTCAGATAACAGTGTCTACAGGGAACTCCAGCACTTCACTTTCAAAATCATCTGCCCCATTTGAACAGGTGTCCTCAGCCCAACTCTCATTTGAGCACTGTCCAGGCAGCAGCGACACTCACCTTGAAGTCTTACTGAACGCTCACAGCCCACTAGGGAGAGTCGGAGAAATTGCCCTGCTGAAGATGGGAGGAGAAGAGTCCCACTTCGAAGGGATGATAGAGGGGTTCTCTGGCAAAGCCACAGATGAACTGCTCACCTCCCAGGAGATTTTACAGACTCCCCTCTCACCCATGGAAACCCagctctccccttcccctgctGACGGCTCTGGTTTACAAATGAGTTTCACTGAATCTCCATGGGAAACAATGGAATGGCTGGATCTAACTccccccagctctgccacaggCTTTGGCTCTCTTACGCCTGCAGGTCCCAGCATCTTCAACATTGATTTCTTAGATGTTACTGATCTTAATCTAAACACCAGCATGGACCTTCACCTGCAGCAGTGGTGA